One genomic segment of Lampris incognitus isolate fLamInc1 chromosome 2, fLamInc1.hap2, whole genome shotgun sequence includes these proteins:
- the LOC130106974 gene encoding potassium voltage-gated channel subfamily A member 2: MTVATGDPSDEAAAHPGHPQDYDPEADHECCERVVINISGLRFETQLKTLSQFPETLLGDPKKRMRYFDPLRNEYFFDRNRPSFDAILYYYQSGGRLRRPVNVTLDIFSEEIRFYELGEEAIEMFREDEGFIKEEERPLPDNEFQRQVWLLFEYPESSGPARIIAIISVMVILISIVSFCLETLPVFRNDEDEMHKSHAEIFSPETNTTIISYTSTYFTDPFFILETLCIIWFSFEFLVRFFACPSKAGFFVNIMNIIDIVAIIPYFITLGTELAEKPEDGQAGQQAMSLAILRVIRLVRVFRIFKLSRHSKGLQILGQTLKASMRELGLLIFFLFIGVILFSSAVYFAEADEPVSQFESIPDAFWWAVVSMTTVGYGDMVPTTIGGKIVGSLCAIAGVLTIALPVPVIVSNFNYFYHRETEGEEQAQYLQVNVPKADSAEELKRSRSGSTISKSDYMEIQEVVNNSNEDFQEENLKTANCTLANTNYVNITKMLTDV; the protein is encoded by the coding sequence ATGACTGTCGCCACAGGCGACCCCTCGGACGAGGCGGCCGCGCACCCAGGGCACCCGCAGGACTACGACCCCGAGGCGGACCACGAGTGTTGCGAGAGGGTGGTCATCAACATCTCAGGGCTTCGCTTTGAAACACAACTCAAGACCCTCTCCCAGTTCCCGGAGACCTTACTGGGGGACCCCAAAAAGAGGATGCGGTATTTTGACCCGCTGAGGAACGAGTACTTTTTCGACAGGAACAGACCCAGCTTCGACGCCATATTGTACTACTACCAGTCAGGGGGCCGACTAAGGAGGCCGGTCAACGTCACACTTGACATTTTTTCAGAGGAGATCCGCTTCTACGAGCTGGGGGAGGAGGCCATCGAAATGTTCAGAGAAGATGAGGGCTTTATCAAGGAGGAGGAGAGACCGCTCCCCGACAACGAGTTCCAGAGACAGGTCTGGCTGCTGTTTGAATACCCGGAAAGCTCAGGTCCTGCTAGGATTATCGCCATAATCTCCGTCATGGTCATCCTCATATCCATCGTCAGCTTCTGTTTGGAGACCCTCCCCGTCTTCCGCAACGATGAGGACGAAATGCACAAATCCCACGCGGAGATCTTCTCACCCGAGACTAACACCACCATCATCAGCTACACATCCACCTACTTCACTGACCCCTTCTTTATTCTGGAGACATTGTGCATTATATGGTTCTCATTTGAGTTCCTAGTGCGCTTTTTCGCTTGCCCTAGCAAAGCAGGCTTTTTTGTAAACATCATGAACATTATTGATATTGTTGCCATCATCCCCTATTTCATCACTCTTGGCACGGAGCTGGCCGAGAAACCAGAGGATGGCCAAGCGGGTCAGCAGGCCATGTCCTTAGCCATTCTCAGGGTCATCCGCCTTGTACGAGTCTTTAGGATTTTCAAGTTGTCACGTCACTCCAAGGGCCTTCAGATCCTGGGCCAGACCTTGAAGGCCAGTATGAGGGAGCTCGGTCTCCTCATTTTCTTCCTCTTCATCGGAGTCATCCTCTTCTCCAGCGCCGTCTACTTTGCCGAAGCCGACGAGCCCGTGTCCCAGTTCGAAAGCATCCCGGACGCCTTCTGGTGGGCCGTGGTGTCCATGACAACGGTCGGCTATGGCGATATGGTCCCCACCACCATCGGTGGCAAGATTGTGGGTTCCCTCTGTGCCATCGCCGGTGTGCTGACTATTGCGCTGCCCGTGCCCGTGATCGTCTCCAACTTCAACTACTTCTACCACCGTGAGACGGAGGGCGAGGAACAGGCCCAGTACCTGCAGGTCAACGTGCCCAAAGCTGACTCGGCGGAGGAGCTGAAGAGGAGCAGGAGTGGATCTACCATCAGTAAATCAGACTATATGGAGATCCAGGAGGTGGTGAACAACAGCAACGAGGACTTTCAGGAGGAGAACCTTAAGACAGCCAACTGCACGCTTGCCAACACAAACTATGTCAACATCACCAAAATGCTCACAGATGTGTAG